The genomic segment AGAATCCCGGGCTCGCCGCCCGGCACGGCATCCGCTCGATTCCCACGATCCTGTTCGTGAAGGATGGCAAGGTCGTCGATCAGGTGATCGGCGCGGTCCCGAGGACTCAGCTGCAGAAGAAACTGGACGCGCTCGCCTGACCTGGGCGTCGAGGCGCCCCACGTATCGGTACCGCGGGAAAAAACGTCCCTTCACTGGCTCCCACCCGTGACGAGTTCCGCGCGCTCGCGGGCCAGGGAAACCTCGTCCCGGTCTTCGCCGAGCTGCCGGCGGACCTCGACACGCCGCTCTCCGCGTACCTGAGGCTGCGCCCGGGCCCCTATTCCTTCCTGCTCGAGTCGGTCGAGGGCGGCGAGAAGTGGGCGCGCTATTCCTTCCTGGGGACCGATCCCCTCATGATCCTCAGCGCCAAGAACGGGCAGATCTCGCTTCAGCGGGCCGGGCGCGTCGAGCGCCTGCCCGATGGCAACCCGCTCCAGGCGCTGCGCGGCCTGCTCCGACAGTTCCAGCCGGTCAGCGTGCCGGGACTGCCGCGCTTCCAGGGCGGCGCCGTCGGCTACCTGGCCTACGACATGGTCCGCCACATGGAGCGGCTGCCGGCGACGGCGCACGATGACCTCCAACTGCCCGACGCCGTCTTCATGTTCACGGACACGCTGCTGGTGTTCGACAATCTGCGACACCGCCTGCTGGTCATCGCCAACGCCCACATCGAGGACCGCGACGACACGTCGCTCGATCAGGCCTACGACCGGGCCGCCGTCCGCATCAGCATGACGCTGGCGAAGCTCCAGCGCCCGACGCGCCCGCCGGCCCCGTTCAGCCTGGCCCCGCCCGGACCGCTGCTGGCGCTGGGCGAGGAGGGCTTCACCTCGACGATGGACGAGGCCGCGTTCACCGAGGCCGTGCGGCGGGCCAAGGAGCACATCGCCGCCGGCGACGCCTACCAGATCGTCGTCTCCCGCCGGCTCGATTGCCCGCTGACCGCCGAGCCCTTCGCCGTCTACCGGGCGCTCAGGACCATCAACCCGTCCCCCTATCTCTTCCACCTGCGCCTGGGCCGAACGACGATCGTCGGCTCGTCGCCCGAGGTGCTGGTGCGGCTGGAGGGCGACCGCGTGGAGATGCGCCCCATCGCTGGCACGAGCCCGCGCGGCGCCACCGAGGCGCAGGACAAGGCCATCGCGGAGGCGCTCCTCGCTGATCCCAAGGAGCGGGCCGAGCACGTGATGCTGGTCGACCTCGGCCGCAACGACGTCGGGCGCGTTTCCGTGCTGGGCTCGGTGAAGGTGACGGAGTTCATGGCCATCGAGCGCTACTCGCACGTCATGCACCTCGTGAGCCACGTGGTAGGCCAGCTCGCCCCCGGGGCCGACGCGCTGGACGTGCTTCCGGCGTGCTTCCCGGCCGGCACCCTCACCGGAGCGCCCAAGATCCGGGCGATGGAGATCATCGACGGGCTGGAGCCCACCCAGCGGGGCCCCTACGGGGGCGCCGTGGGCTACTTCTCCTATTCGGGCAACCTCGACTCGTGCATCACGATCCGGACGATCGTGTGTCACGACAACCGCGCGTCGGTCCAGGTGGGCGCGGGGATCGTGGCCGATTCGGATCCGAAGACCGAGTGGCTGGAGACCTGCTCGAAGGCTCGGGGCCTGGTGCTGGCCCTCCGCATGGCCGGCCCCGCGGCGCGCGCATGATCCTGGTCGTGCGAGCCGCAGCCGGAGGCGAGGCGAGCCTGTGAGCCTGGTCGTGCGAGCCGCAGCCCGCAGTTGGAGCCGCAGCCGCAGGCGAGGCGACCGATGAAGATCGAGGCGAGCCTGTGATCCTGGTCATCGACAACTACGACTCCTTCACCTACAACCTCGTCCAGTACCTGGGCGAGCTGGGAGCCATCCTCAAGGTCGTCCGCAACGACGAGCTGGACGTGGACGGGATCGCCATCCTCCGGCCCGAGCGCATCGTCATCTCGCCGGGCCCCGGCACGCCCGACCAGGCCGGCGTCTCCATCGGCGTGATCCGCCGGCTCGGCTCCACGACGCCGACCCTGGGCGTCTGTCTCGGACACCAGGCCATCGGCCGCGCCTTCGGGGCCACCGTGGGGCGCGCCCAGCGACAGATGCACGGTAAGACCTCCTCGATCGAGCACGACGGCTCCGGCGTCTTCCGGGAACTGTCGAACCCCTTCGTGGCCACGCGCTACCACTCCCTCGTCATCCTGCGCGACACCGTGCCGGACGAGCTGGAGGTGAGCGCGTGGTCGGAGGATGGCGAGATCATGGGCATCCGCCACCGGCGCCATCCGATCGAGGGCGTCCAGTTCCACCCCGAGTCGATCCTCACCGTCGAGGGCAAGTCGCTGTTGCGGAACTTCCTCGACAAACGATGAGCCCGCGCACCGCCGGGCGTTTGACCGAGAGCTCGCTCATCCGCGCCGTCCGCCAGCGCGCGGCCGGCGGCCCCGGCGTTCGCGTGGGCATCGGCGACGACTGCGCCGTGCTGGAGCCGGCGGCCGGCACCCTGCTGGTCGCGACGACCGATCTCCTCCTGGAGGACGTGCACTTCCGGCGGCGGTACGCGGAGCCGGCCGACATTGGCTGGAAGTCCGTCGCGGTGAACCTGTCCGACGTCGCATCGATGGGGGGGCGCCCCCGCTGGGCGCTCGTCGCGTTGGCCTGCCCGACCGGCACGAGTCTGGAGGAAGTGGAGGCCTTCTACGCCGGCGCGCTGGCCCTCGCCGGCGAGCATGGTGTCGCGCTGGTCGGCGGCGACACCTCGGTGTCGCCGGCGGGGTGGCTCGTCAACGTGACGGTCCTCGGCGAGGTGACGCTCGCGCCCGTCCTGCGCTCGACCGCGCGCCCCGGCGACGTCGTCGCAGTCACCGGCACGCTCGGCCGCGCGGCGGCCGGGCTGGCCGTGCTCGACCGCGCCAAGGCCCCCCCGGGCGCCCCCGCCGAGTGGCTGGCCGACGTCACCGGAGCGCACCTGCGACCCCGGCCGCGCGTCGCCGAGGGGCGGTGGCTGGCCTCCGCGGGCGGGGTCACGGCGATGATCGACCTCTCCGACGGGCTCGCCACCGACCTCGGCCACATCGCCGAGGAAAGCGGCGTGGGCGCGCGCGTCGAGATCGAGCGTCTGCCGATCGCCGAGAGCACGCGGCGCGTCGCCCGCGCACTGGGCGACGATCCTCTGGCCTGGGCCACGGGGGGCGGCGAGGATTATGAACTGCTGCTCACGTGCGAGCCCACCGCGTTCAGCCGGTTGGGCGAAGGCCTGGAGCGGGCAACGGGCGCCCGCCTGAGCCGCATCGGTGAGATCGTCGCCGACGGCGCCGTTCACTTCGTCGACGCCCGCGGGCGCGAGCGGCCCGCCACGCCGGGCTTCGAGCATTTCGTGGCGGAGCGCCGACGTGGCTGAGGGAATCGTCCTCAAGCTGCTGGTCCTGGTGGTCCTCGTCGCCTGCTCGGCCGTCCTGACGGGCGCCGAGGCGGCTTACTTCTCCCTGGGGCGCGCCCGGCTCAAGCGCCTGACCGGCGCCCAGACCGCCGACGTCATCCGCTCGCCGCTCATCGAGCGCCCCCACGACCTCCTGGTCACCCTGCTGGTGGGGATCACGCTGATCAACATCGGCGCGGCCGCGCTGGCCGCGACGGTCGCCGAGCAGGTCTTCGGCCGGCGCTACGGGCTGCTGGCCGAAATTCTCGGAATGATCCTGCTCCTGACGACCTTCGGGGAGGTCCTCCCGATGACGCTGGCCGTGAAGCATCCCGAGCGGTTCCTGGCCCTGGCCGGCGGGCCGGTGGCCTGGCTCGAGCGGTTGCTGATGCCGGTGCGGGCGATTCTGGGAGGTCTCACCACGCTGACGCTGCGGATGATCGGGCGCGACCGGACGCTGCAGCCCGAGCTGACCGAGGAGGAGCTCCGCACCCTCGTGGACGTGGGCGCCAGCGAGGGTGTCGTCGAGCGCGAAGAGCGGGAGATGATCCACAAGGTCTTCGAGCTCGAGGACACCCCGGTGCGCTCGATCATGGTGCCCCGCACCGACATGTTCTGCCTCGACGTGGAGACCCCGGTCGGCGAGATCCTGCCCGCGCTGCGCGAGAACCTCCATTCGCGCGTGCCCGTTTACGAGGGTTCGATCGACGTCATCGTCGGCCTCCTCTACACGAAGGACCTCCTGCCTTATGTCGACGGGCTGCCCCCGGACTTCGACCTGCGGGCGCACCTGCACCCGCCCTACTTCGTCCCCGAATCCAAGCGGGCGGACGTGCTGCTCCAGGAGTTCCTGGCCAAGAAGCTCCATCTGGCGATCGTCGTGGACGAGTACGGGGGCACCGCTGGGCTGGTGACGCTGGAGGACCTCCTGGAGGAGCTGGTCGGCGAGATCGCCGACGAGTACGACGAGCCGGAGCGCTTGATCCAGCGCATCGACGCCACCACCTACCGGGTGGCGGGCAAGCTGCCCATCGACGAGCTGAACGCGGTCACCGGCCTGCAGATCTCCAACACGTCGTACGACACCGTCGGAGGCTGGGTCCTCGACCTGTTCGGACGCGTGCCCCGCAAAGCGGAGCGGGCGGAGACGCCGGAGCTGACGGTCACGGTGGAGAAAGTCGAGCGGACGCGCATCGTCGAGGTGCTGGTCGAGCTCCACAACCCGGCCGAGGGGGAGGTGGCGGCGTGACGCTCCTCTGGATCGCGGCCCTGTGCCTGGGCGCCACCATGTTCTTCTCGGCGGCCGAGATGGCCTTCATCGCCGCCAACCGGCTGCGGCTGCGCCACCTCGCCGAGGAGGGCAATGGCACCGCGGCGGAGTACCTGGAGGCCTTCCGGCATCCGGAGCGCGTGCTCTCGACCGCGATGATCGGCGTCACCATCGCCCACATCGTGGCCTCGTCGGCGGCCACCTTCGGGCTGCTGCCGGTGCTGGGCGGCACCGCCCCGATCGTCGTCACCGTCGCCCTCACGCCCCTCATGCTCGTCTTCGGCGAGATCATCCCGAAAGCGATCGCGCGGGAGTGGGCGACGCCGCTGGTCCTCAAGCTCTATCGGCTCCTGACCTGGTCGGCGGTCCTGCTGGCGCCTTTCGTGGTCTTCTCGCAGACCGTGGTGGCGGGGGTGCTGCGGCTCTTCGGCGCCCGCCAGCCCGACACCCGCCACTTCGTGTCGCGCGAGGAGCTGAAGGCGCTGCTGTCCATGGAGCCCGGCGAGGCCGACGTCACCACCCAGGAAGCCGAGATGATCGACAAGATCTTCGATCTCGGCGACACGACCGTCCGCGAGGTCATGGTGCCGTTGGTGGAGGTCGTCATGCTGCCGGAGACGGCGACGCCGCGGGACGCCATCGCCCTCATCCAGCAGCGGGGCTTCTCCCGAATCCCGGTCTACCGGCAGCGAGAGACGAACATCGTGGGCGTCATTTCGGCGATGGACCTGCTGCGTCGCGGCGCCGAGGGGCGGCGCGTGGATGAGCTGATGCGGCAGCCCTACTATGTGCCGGAAACCAAGCGCATCGACGACCTGCTCCGCGAGCTGCAGCGCGGACGCATTCACATGGCCATCGTGGTCGACGAGTACGGCGGCAGCACCGGCATCGTCACCCTCGAGGACATCCTCGAGGAGATCGTGGGCGACATCCGCGACGAGCACGACCGCACGCCGGCCTCCGTCGAGCGGCTCCCGGACGGCAGCTACTGGGTGGCCGGGCGGACGAACATCGACGAGCTCAACGAGGCGCTGGACTGGACCCTGCCGAAGCGAGACTACGAGACCGTGGCCGGCCTGGTACTGGCCACGCTGGGCCGGATCCCGCGACGCGGCGAGCAGTTCCAGGTGCCGGGCTACGCGATCACCGTGCTGGAAGCCGACGAGCGGCGCGTGGCCGCGGTGAAGATCGCGCCGATGCGCGCGCCGAGCAGCGACACCCCGTCATAAGGAGGCCCTTCATGGCTGGCAAGATGGTGGAGTTCCCGTCGAACGGCACCAAGACCGCCGGTTACCTGGCCACGCCCGCCTCCGGCAAGGGGCCCGGTGTGCTCGTGATCCAGGAGTGGTGGGGGCTCGTGCGGCACGTCAAGAACGTCGCCGACCGCTTCGCGGCCGAGGGCTTCACGGCGCTGGCGCCCGACCTCTACCACGGCAAGACGGCCGCGGAGCCCGACGAGGCCGGCAAGCTCTTCATGGCCCTCAACATCGCACAGGCCGAGAAGGACCTCCGGGGGGCGGCCAAGTACCTGGCCGGCCAATCGTCCACGGCCAAGCTCGGCGCCGTCGGCTTCTGCATGGGCGGCCAGCTCGCCCTCTTCGCCGCCACGCTCAACCCGTCCATCGGCGCCTGCGTGAACTTCTACGGCGTGCATCCCAATGTGAAGCCGGATTATGCGAAGCTCAGCGGTCCGGTGCTCGGCCTCTTCGCCGAGAAGGACCAATTCGTGAGCCCATCGATTGCCAAAGGGGTGGACGCGGCCATCAAGAAGGCGGGCCAGCAGTCGGAGATCCACATCTACCCGGGCGTGGACCACGCCTTCTTCAACGACGAGCGGGCCGATGTCTACGACAAGCAGGCCGCCGACGATGCCTGGCGCCGCACCCTCGCCTTCTTCCGCAAGCACCTGAAGTAGGACCGGCCTCCAGGGACCGGAGGCGCTGGGGAGCGCGGACTAGGCCGACGCGGCGGCGGCCTTCTCCTTCTTCTTGCGCTTGCCGGGCGCGCCCGCTTGTCCCTTGGGCGCCTTCTCCTTCTTGTCGCCCTTCGACTTGCCCTTGTCCTGGGGGGCCTCGGTACGCTCGACCAGCTCGAGGAAGACCAGGGGAGCCGCGTCTCCGCGGCGAACGCCGTTCTTGATGATGCGGGTGTAGCCGCCGGGCCGATCGGCGAAGCGCGCGGCGATGGTGTCGAAGAGCCGGCCCACCACCTCCACGTCGGGCACCATCGCCAGCACCTGGCGCCGCGCGTGCAGGTTCTCGCGCTTGGCCAGGCTGATCATCTGATCGGCCAGCGGGCGCAGGGCCTTGGCCTTCGCCTCCGTGGTCGTGATCCGCTCGTGGCGGAAGAGCGCGACGAGCAGGTTGCGGAGCAGAGCCCAGCGGTGGGCCGTCACCCGCCCCAGCCGGTAACGGTGGCGCCGGTGCCTCATCGCACGACCCCTCCGCGCCCGAGCGCGCCCAGAATGGTGGGATCGATCCGCATGCCCAGCGACAGCCCCAACGCGGCCAGCGCGCTCTTGATCTCGTCGATGGACTTCTCACCGAGGTTCTTCACCTGCTCGAGATCGGCGTCGGTCTTCTGAGCGAGGTCGACCACCAGGTGGATCTCGGCGTTCTTGAGCGCGTTGATGGCGCGCGCGGGCAGCGGCAGCTCCTCCAGCGTCTTGGCCAGCGCCTCGCGGAGATACTCCTCGCCCGACGGCCCTTCGGCCTCGCCCTCCTCCTCGCCGGCGGCGATCGTCAGCGGGCTGAAGTGCGACTTGAGGTAGTTGGCCGCGCGCTCGAGCGCGTCCTCGGGGCCCACCGCGCCGTTGGTCCAGATCTCCAGCACGAGCTTCTCGTAATCGGTGATCTTGCCTAGCCGCGACATCTCCACGTTGTAGGAGACCCGCGTGATCGGCGAGTAGGCCGCGTCGAGCGGGATGGCGCCCGCGGGCGCCGGCGCCGTCTTGCGATCGGCTGCCTCGTACCCGCGGCCGACCCCCACGCCGATCTCCAGGCTCAGCCGGGCGCCGGCCTCCAGGGTCAGCAGGTGAAGCTCGGCGTTCACGATCTCCACGTCCGTCTCGGGCACGTCGGCGCCGGTGACGGCCCTGGGACCGTTAATCTGAAGTCGCAGTACCCGCGGCTCGCCCGACGGCACCTGGATGGCCAGCTTCTTAAAGTTCAGCAACACCTCGGCCGTGCTCTCGGTCACGCCGGCGATCTTTGCATCCGCGGCCTTGACGCCGTCGAATTTCACCCAGGAGACGGCCGCGCCGGGCACGAGGGCCAGCAGCGTCCGGCGGAGCGAATTACCCACGGTGAGCGCGTAGCCCTTCTCGAAGGGCTCGGCCACCAGCCGGCCGTAGCGCTCACTCAGGATCTCCCACTCGACCTTGCGAGGCTTCTGGAACGGAATGCGTGGCATAGCTCTCCCGCTACTTGCTGTACAGCTCGACGATGAGCTGCTCCGACACGGGGATCTGGATGTCTTCGCGCAACGGCTCGCTCCGGACGACGCCGCGCCGGCCGTCGGGCTGGACCTCCAGCCACTGCGGCACCTGGCCGCGGCCCGCGTTGACGTTGTCGTCGACCCGCGCCGCGTGCTTGGAGGTGGGCCGGAGCTCGACGACGTCCCCCACCTTGACCAGGTACGACGGCACCGTGACCTTTCGCCCGTTCACCTGGAAGTGACCGTGGGCGACCATCTGCCGCGACTCGCGCCGGGAGGCGGCGAAGCCGAGCCGGTGGACGACGTTGTCCAGACGCAGCTCGAGGAGCTTCAAGAGATTTTCGCCGGTGGCGCCCTTCTCCCGCTCGGCCCACTCGAAGTACCGGCGGAACTGCTTCTCCAGCACGCCGTAGATCCGCTTGGCCTTCTGCTTCTCCCGCAGCTGCACGCCGAACGGCGTCAGCTTGCCGCGGTTGAGCCCGTGCTGGCCGGGTGGGTAGTTGCGCCGCTCGATGGCGCACTTGTCGGTGAAGCAGCGGGCGCCCTTGAGGAAGAGCTTCATGCCCTCCCGCCGGCAGAGACGGCACTTGGCATCGCGGTATCGCGCCATGCGCGCCTCCTACACCCGCCGCCGCTTCGGCGGCCGGCAGCCGTCGTGCGGGATCGGCGTGACGTCCCTGATGGCGGTGATCTCCAGCCCCACCGCCTGGAGCGACCGGATCGCCGCTTCGCGCCCGGCCCCCGGCCCTTTCACGTAGACCTCGATGGACTTGAGCCCGTACTCCATCGCCTTGCGCGCCGCTTGCTCGGCGGCGGTCTGGGCGGCGAAGGGGGTGCTCTTGCGGGATCCCTTGAAGCCGGCGCTGCCCGCGCTGGCCCAGGACACCACGTTGCCCATCTTGTCGGTCATCGTCACGATCGTGTTGTTGAACGTCGCCTGGATGTGGGCGACGCCCGTCCGCACCTCTCGGCGCTCGCGCTTCTTGCCACCCTTCTTGCGCGCAACCGGCTTGGTCGGCTGCTCTGCCATACGCTAGGCTCCTGCCTTCTTGGGCGCGGCCGCCGCCGCTGTCGGGGCCGGCGCCGCCGCCACAGTCTTCTTCTTGACCATCACGCCCTTGCGCGGTCCCTTGCGCGTCCGGGCGTTGGTGTGCGTGCGCTGCCCCCGCACCGGCAGCCCCTTGCGGTGGCGGATGCCTCGGTAACAGCCGATATCCATCAGCCGCTTCACGTTCATGGAGATCTCGCGGCGCAGGTCGCCCTCGACCTTCTGCTCGCGCTCGATGATGTCGCGGATCCGGCCGACCTCGTCTTCGGTCCAGGTCTTCACGCGCTTGTTCGGATCGATGCGCGCCTGCTGGAGCACCCGCAGCGCGGCCGACCGGCCGATGCCGTAGATGTACGTGAGGGCGACCTCACCGCGCTTCTCCCGGGGCAGATCCACGCCTGCGATTCTCGCCATGCCTCATTCTCCTCTTTCGAGCGCCGGCTTCGCCGGCGCAATCCTTTCCTGGGGGAGGCCTCGGAGGGGGCCGTCGAGGCCCCTTCCGACGCTATCCTTGCCGCTGCTTGTGCCGCGGATTCTTGCAAATGATGCGGATGACGCCGCGCCGCCTGACGACCTTGCAGTGCTCGCACCGTGCCTTCACCGAAGGTCTCACCTTCATCGTCCCCTCGTCCCTCGCTCTATTCGCGCCGTTCGGGCGGCGGCTTTGCCGCCGCAATTTTCCTGGGGGGAGGTTCCGGAAGGGGGGCGAAGCCCCCCTCCGGGCTTAGGCCCCCTCCGACTATTTGAACCGGTACGTGATGCGGCCCCGCGTCAGGTCGTAGGGAGACAGCTCGACCTTGACCCGGTCGCCCGGCAGGATGCGGATGAAGTTCATCCGCATCTTGCCGCTGACGTGGGCCAGCACCCGGTGCCCGTTGTCCAGCTCGACGCGGAACATCGCGTTGGGCAACGGTTCCACGACGGTCCCCTCCACCTCGATCGCGTCTTCTTTCGTCATCTCTCGCGCTGCTTTCGCTCGGTTCGAGCGCCGGCTCCGCCGGCGCAACCCTTTGGGAAGGTTCGGAGGGGGCCGTGAGGGCCCCTCTGACCAGGGATTTCGGAGGGGGCCGTGTCCGCCCCTTCCGAGCGGGGATGGGGGGCGAAGCCCCCCTCCGAGGGTCTGCGCCGAGTGAGCACGTCCGGCCCGCTCTCCGCCACCGCGACGGTGTGCTCGAAGTGGGCGGCCAGGCTGCCGTCCTTGGTGACGGCCGTCCAGCCGTCGTCAAGGATGCGCACCTCCCAGCCGCCCATGGTCACCATCGGCTCGATGGCCAGCACCATGCCGGGGCGCAGCTCCGGGCCACGACCCGGCTCGCCGAAGTTCGGCACCTGGGGCTCCTCGTGCAGCGCGCGGCCGATGCCGTGGCCGACGAAGGCGCGCACCACCGCGAAGCCGTGCGCCTCCACGTGCTTCTGGACGGCGTGGGAGACGTCCGAGAGGCGCCGCCCTGGCCGGCACGTTTCGATGGCCAGCTCCAGGCTTCCGCGGGTGACGTCGAGGAGCTTCTGGACGGGCGGCGGCACCTCGCCGATGGCCATGGTGAAGGCGCAGTCGGCGTAGTACCCGTCCACGATGCACCCGAGGTCGAGCCCCACGATGTCCCCTTCCTTCAGCCGGCGGTGGGGCGAGGGGATGCCGTGCACCACCTCTTCGTTGATCGAGATGCACACCGTGGCCGGAAAGCCCCGATAGCCCTTGAAGGCGGGCTTGGCGCCCCGGTCCGTGATGAACGCCTCCACGTCCTCGTCGATCTCCAGCGTCGACATCCCGGCCTTGACGGTGGTGGACAGGTGGTCCATCACGTCCGCCAGGATGTGACCCCCCCGGCGCATCAGCTCGATCTCCCGCGCGGATTTTAGATCTATCATGCGCCGGCCGCCCGCCGGATGGCGCTCCGGATCGCTTCGATGGCGCCTTCGCCGGGCACGGTGTGCAAAAGCCCCCGGCTCCGGTAGTACTCGAGAAGGGGGGCGGTCTGCTTCTGGTAGACCTTCAGGCGGGTCAGCACCGTCGCCTCGCTGTCGTCCTCGCGCTGGTAGAGATCTCCTCCACACCGGTCACATACGCCCGGGCGCTTCGGGGGCGCCGACGTCAGGTGGAAGGCGGTCTGGCAGTTTCGGCAGACGCGACGTCCGGTGAGCCGGCGCAGCAGCTCGGCCTGGGAGACCTCGAAGAAGATCACGCGGCCGAGCGGCCGGTCGAGATCCTTCAGCAGCTTCTCCAGCGCCTCCGCCTGGGGGATCGTCCGCGGAAAGCCGTCGAGGATGAAGCCGCGGGTGGCGTCGGGCTGGCTCAGGCGCTCGGCGATGAGGTCGATGATCACCGCGTCGGGCACCAGCGCCCCCTGATCCATGTAGCGCTTGGCTTCCCGACCCAGCCGCGTGCCCGCCGCCACCGCCTCGCGGAGCATGTCCCCGGTGGCCACGTGGGGTACGCCCCACTCGCGCGCCAACTCGCGCGCCTGCGTGCCCTTGCCCGCGCCGGGGGGGCCCAGGAAGACCAGCCGGATCCTCGCCCCCGCGCCCCCGCCCATCAGCCTCTCCCGAAGGCCCCGGACCGTGACCGGGACCGCTTGAGGAAGCCTTCGTAGTTGCGCATCAACAGATGGGACTCCATCTGGCGCACGGTGTCCAGCGCCACCCCCACCACGATCAGGAGGCTGGTGCCGCCGAAATAGAAGGGGACGTTGAACCAGCGGATGAGGAAGTCGGGCAAGACGGAGATCACGGCCAGGAACAGGGCGCCCGGCAGCGTGATCCGGGTCAGCACGTGGTCGATGTACTCCGCCGTCTTCTTGCCGGGGCGGACGCCCGGGATGAACCC from the Candidatus Methylomirabilota bacterium genome contains:
- a CDS encoding adenylate kinase; the protein is MGGGAGARIRLVFLGPPGAGKGTQARELAREWGVPHVATGDMLREAVAAGTRLGREAKRYMDQGALVPDAVIIDLIAERLSQPDATRGFILDGFPRTIPQAEALEKLLKDLDRPLGRVIFFEVSQAELLRRLTGRRVCRNCQTAFHLTSAPPKRPGVCDRCGGDLYQREDDSEATVLTRLKVYQKQTAPLLEYYRSRGLLHTVPGEGAIEAIRSAIRRAAGA
- the map gene encoding type I methionyl aminopeptidase, which encodes MIDLKSAREIELMRRGGHILADVMDHLSTTVKAGMSTLEIDEDVEAFITDRGAKPAFKGYRGFPATVCISINEEVVHGIPSPHRRLKEGDIVGLDLGCIVDGYYADCAFTMAIGEVPPPVQKLLDVTRGSLELAIETCRPGRRLSDVSHAVQKHVEAHGFAVVRAFVGHGIGRALHEEPQVPNFGEPGRGPELRPGMVLAIEPMVTMGGWEVRILDDGWTAVTKDGSLAAHFEHTVAVAESGPDVLTRRRPSEGGFAPHPRSEGADTAPSEIPGQRGPHGPLRTFPKGCAGGAGARTERKQRER